In Dolichospermum flos-aquae CCAP 1403/13F, the following proteins share a genomic window:
- a CDS encoding type II toxin-antitoxin system PemK/MazF family toxin — protein sequence MRRGEIWLYNADPTVGDEISKTRPCIIVNNDDIGTLRLKVIVPITG from the coding sequence ATGCGTAGAGGTGAAATCTGGCTGTATAATGCTGATCCCACAGTAGGGGATGAAATTAGCAAAACCCGACCTTGTATCATTGTTAATAATGATGATATAGGTACTTTACGCTTAAAGGTTATTGTACCTATTACCGGATAG
- a CDS encoding GH116 family glycosyl hydrolase — MTNHPQIPPCTWKRPIGLGWDKPYTVRYPSNIDDGPWHGMPLGGFGAGCIGRSSRGDFNLWHIDGGEHTFKTVPACQFSIFESGQAYALSTQPPEDHTLQSWQWYPPSPLSVDGLGSGTYHALYPRSWFVYENVLKTQLTCEQFSPIWADNYQEASYPVAVFLWKAHNPTNAPITISIMLTWENMVGWFTNTLKSPEVRVRDDGSPVYEYLPRWGESQGNYNCLAEDHQYFGCVLGQVSNSRTVQEGDGTWCIATTKNPQVEIFHHSRFNPVGNGEDIWQSFSANGSLPNYLDETPADENTRLGAAIAVRFTLQPGESLDVPFVLSWDFPVTEFAAGVNYYRRYTDFFGCNGENAWQIATTALKEYQNWRSLIENWQTPILEKSDLPDWFKMALFNELYDLTSGGTLWSAASEIDPVGQFAVLECLDYRWYESLDVRLYGSFGLLMLFPELEKSVIRAFARAIPQSDDRTRIIGYYLTIKSESPNAVRKIAGATPHDLGAPNEHVWEKTNYTSYQDCNLWKDLGCDFVLQVYRDFLFTGANDLQFLADCWDAIVQTLDYVKTFDLDGDSIPENSGAPDQTFDDWRLQGVSAYCGGLWLAALEAAIAISKILTNRRGAEDAEVEVQGSIYQGWLSQSKPIYQEKLWNGEYYRLDSDSGSDVVMADQLCGQFYARLLSLPDIVPSDRALSALTKVYDSCFLKFQNGEFGAANGVLPNGLPENPNSTHPLEVWTGINFGLAAFLVQMNMKNEAMRLTEAVVRQIYDNGLQFRTPEAITANGTFRASTYLRAMAIWGIYLLVR; from the coding sequence ATGACAAACCACCCACAAATTCCCCCCTGTACCTGGAAACGTCCCATTGGCTTAGGCTGGGATAAACCCTACACCGTCCGTTATCCTAGTAATATTGACGATGGTCCCTGGCACGGAATGCCTCTTGGTGGCTTTGGTGCAGGGTGTATAGGACGTTCTTCACGGGGAGACTTTAACCTGTGGCACATTGACGGGGGAGAACATACTTTCAAAACCGTTCCCGCTTGTCAATTTAGTATTTTTGAATCGGGACAAGCTTACGCATTATCTACCCAACCTCCAGAAGATCATACACTGCAATCTTGGCAATGGTATCCACCTTCTCCCCTCTCTGTGGACGGGTTGGGGTCAGGTACATATCATGCACTTTATCCCCGCAGTTGGTTTGTTTATGAAAATGTTTTGAAAACTCAATTAACTTGTGAGCAATTTTCGCCAATTTGGGCAGATAATTATCAAGAAGCAAGTTATCCGGTTGCGGTTTTTTTGTGGAAAGCGCACAACCCTACAAATGCACCAATTACTATTAGCATTATGCTAACTTGGGAAAATATGGTGGGTTGGTTTACCAATACTTTGAAATCTCCCGAAGTTAGAGTTAGAGATGATGGTAGTCCAGTTTATGAATATCTACCACGTTGGGGAGAAAGTCAAGGAAATTATAATTGTTTAGCAGAAGATCATCAATATTTTGGTTGCGTTTTAGGTCAAGTTTCTAATAGCCGAACTGTTCAAGAAGGAGATGGAACTTGGTGTATTGCGACTACTAAAAACCCCCAAGTGGAAATATTTCATCATTCCCGATTTAATCCTGTGGGTAATGGTGAAGATATTTGGCAAAGTTTCTCTGCAAATGGTTCTTTACCTAATTATCTAGATGAAACTCCCGCAGATGAAAATACTCGTTTAGGTGCAGCAATTGCGGTGCGTTTTACTTTGCAACCTGGGGAAAGTTTGGACGTTCCTTTTGTATTAAGTTGGGATTTCCCCGTTACGGAATTTGCAGCGGGGGTGAACTATTACCGCAGATATACAGACTTTTTTGGTTGTAATGGTGAGAATGCTTGGCAGATTGCCACTACTGCTCTTAAAGAATATCAGAATTGGCGATCGCTCATCGAAAATTGGCAAACCCCCATTTTAGAAAAATCAGATTTACCTGACTGGTTCAAAATGGCTTTATTCAACGAACTCTACGATTTAACCAGCGGGGGAACTCTCTGGAGTGCCGCCTCGGAAATTGATCCCGTTGGTCAATTCGCTGTGTTAGAATGTTTAGATTACCGTTGGTACGAAAGTCTAGATGTGCGGTTATACGGTTCTTTTGGATTATTGATGTTATTCCCAGAATTGGAAAAGTCCGTAATTCGCGCCTTTGCTAGAGCAATTCCCCAAAGTGATGACAGAACTAGAATTATCGGTTATTATCTGACTATCAAATCGGAGAGTCCTAACGCAGTTCGGAAAATTGCCGGTGCAACACCCCACGATTTAGGCGCACCCAATGAACACGTTTGGGAAAAAACCAATTATACTAGTTATCAAGATTGCAATCTGTGGAAAGATTTAGGTTGTGATTTTGTCTTGCAGGTATATCGAGATTTTCTGTTTACCGGTGCAAATGATCTTCAGTTTTTAGCAGATTGTTGGGATGCTATTGTCCAAACTCTCGATTATGTGAAAACTTTTGATCTCGATGGTGACAGTATACCAGAAAATTCTGGCGCTCCTGACCAAACTTTTGATGATTGGCGTTTACAAGGTGTGAGTGCTTATTGTGGTGGTTTGTGGTTAGCTGCTTTGGAAGCTGCTATTGCTATTTCTAAGATTTTAACGAACCGCAGAGGCGCAGAGGACGCAGAGGTGGAGGTGCAAGGGTCTATTTATCAAGGTTGGTTAAGTCAATCGAAGCCAATTTATCAGGAGAAGCTTTGGAATGGTGAGTATTACCGTTTGGATAGTGACAGTGGTTCTGATGTAGTTATGGCTGACCAATTGTGTGGGCAATTCTACGCTCGTTTATTGAGTTTACCAGATATTGTTCCCAGCGATCGCGCTTTGTCTGCCTTAACAAAAGTATATGATTCCTGTTTTCTCAAGTTTCAAAATGGTGAATTTGGCGCTGCTAATGGTGTTCTTCCCAATGGTTTACCCGAAAATCCCAATTCTACTCATCCTTTGGAAGTTTGGACGGGAATCAATTTTGGTCTAGCAGCTTTCCTGGTGCAAATGAACATGAAAAATGAGGCAATGCGGTTAACTGAGGCTGTGGTGAGGCAAATTTACGACAATGGTTTGCAATTTCGCACCCCGGAAGCAATCACCGCTAATGGCACTTTCCGCGCTAGTACCTATCTCCGCGCTATGGCTATTTGGGGAATCTATTTGCTAGTTCGTTAA
- the ileS gene encoding isoleucine--tRNA ligase yields the protein MTETGKYKDTVNLPKTNFDMRANAIKREPEIQKFWEENNIYSQLAENNPGELFILHDGPPYANGQLHIGHALNKILKDIINRYQLLKGRKIRYVPGWDCHGLPIELKVLQNMKQAERQNLTPLQLRQKAKEFALKTVDEQRESFKRYGIWGDWENPYLTLKPEYEAAQIGVFGEMFLKGYIYRGLKPVHWSPSSKTALAEAELEYPEGHISRSIYAAFRVVKVAEGLKASLDGFLPDLGVAVWTTTPWTIPGNLAVAVNGALEYAVVEVSRKDAQGAKAQRECRYLIVAAELVERLGEVLDCELTVKAKFAGKDLEHTTYRHPLFDRESPVVVGGDYITTESGTGLVHTAPGHGQEDYIVGQRYGLPILAPVDDSGNFTDEAGKFSGLNVLGEGNQAIIDALSEAGSLLKEEAYPHKYPYDWRTKKPTIFRATEQWFASVAGFRDEALRAISSVRWIPAQGENRITPMIAERSDWCISRQRSWGVPIPVFYDEANGEVLLNADTINHVQAIIAEKGSDAWWELSVEELLPETYRNNGKTYRRGTDTMDVWFDSGSSWAAVAKQRPELCYPADTYLEGSDQHRGWFQSSLLTSVAVNGIAPYKTVLTHGFVLDENGRKMSKSVGNVVDPQLMIQGGTNQKQQPAYGADVLRLWVSSVDYSGDVRLGGNIIKQLADVRNKIRNTARFLLGSLHDFDPLKDAVAFDDLPDLDKYMLHRIREVFNEVTDAFDSFQFFRFFQTVQNFCVVDLSNFYLDVAKDRLYISSTDAFRRRSCQTVLQIALENLAIAIAPVLCHTAEDIWQFIPYETQYKSVFQAGWVQVDDKWENAELAEFWKTLRRIRGDVNKVLEQARTEKLIGSSLEAIALIYLSDEKLRAAIEPLNVSGNGIDELRYLFLTSEVQLLDTPETLKGLKTLRVQGEDNWDIGVVNAADYEDEGKSYHKCDRCWNYSTHVGESAEHPLLCERCIPALAGEF from the coding sequence GTGACCGAAACTGGAAAATACAAAGATACCGTCAACTTACCCAAGACTAACTTCGATATGCGGGCAAACGCAATCAAGCGCGAACCCGAAATCCAAAAATTCTGGGAAGAAAACAACATTTATTCTCAACTGGCTGAAAACAACCCCGGCGAATTATTTATACTGCACGATGGTCCTCCCTATGCTAACGGCCAGTTGCATATTGGTCATGCTTTAAATAAGATTCTCAAAGATATTATTAACCGCTACCAATTGCTAAAAGGTCGTAAGATTCGCTACGTTCCAGGATGGGATTGTCACGGATTGCCCATTGAGTTGAAAGTTCTGCAAAATATGAAACAGGCAGAACGGCAAAATCTCACACCTTTGCAATTACGTCAAAAAGCTAAAGAGTTCGCACTGAAGACGGTGGACGAACAACGAGAAAGCTTTAAACGCTATGGGATTTGGGGTGATTGGGAAAATCCTTATTTAACCTTAAAACCAGAATACGAAGCCGCGCAAATTGGCGTATTTGGGGAAATGTTCCTCAAAGGTTATATTTATCGCGGTTTAAAGCCTGTGCATTGGAGTCCTAGTTCTAAAACCGCTTTAGCAGAAGCAGAGTTAGAATATCCTGAAGGTCACATTTCTCGTAGTATTTACGCCGCTTTTCGGGTGGTGAAGGTTGCGGAAGGGTTAAAAGCTAGTTTAGATGGCTTCTTGCCTGATTTGGGTGTGGCTGTGTGGACTACTACTCCTTGGACTATTCCCGGTAATTTGGCTGTGGCTGTGAATGGTGCGTTGGAATATGCGGTTGTGGAGGTTTCGCGCAAAGACGCACAAGGAGCAAAGGCGCAAAGGGAATGCAGATATCTGATTGTTGCGGCTGAGTTGGTGGAACGCTTGGGAGAGGTTTTGGATTGTGAGTTAACGGTGAAAGCCAAGTTCGCAGGGAAGGATTTGGAACATACTACTTACCGTCATCCGCTTTTTGACCGTGAAAGTCCGGTGGTTGTTGGTGGTGATTATATCACTACTGAGTCGGGGACTGGGTTGGTGCATACTGCTCCTGGTCATGGTCAAGAGGACTATATTGTTGGTCAGCGTTACGGTTTGCCGATTCTTGCCCCTGTTGATGATAGTGGTAATTTTACGGATGAAGCTGGTAAGTTTTCTGGCTTGAATGTTTTGGGTGAGGGGAATCAAGCGATTATTGACGCTTTGAGTGAAGCGGGTTCTCTGTTGAAGGAGGAGGCTTATCCTCACAAGTATCCTTATGATTGGAGAACGAAAAAGCCGACGATTTTCCGCGCTACTGAACAATGGTTTGCTTCTGTGGCTGGTTTTCGGGATGAGGCTTTAAGGGCTATTTCATCTGTGCGTTGGATTCCGGCACAAGGTGAAAACCGCATCACGCCGATGATAGCAGAAAGATCCGATTGGTGTATTTCTCGTCAGCGTTCTTGGGGCGTGCCGATTCCGGTGTTTTATGATGAAGCAAATGGGGAAGTTTTGCTGAATGCGGACACGATTAACCACGTTCAAGCTATCATTGCCGAAAAGGGTTCTGATGCTTGGTGGGAGTTGTCGGTTGAGGAGTTGTTACCGGAAACATACCGCAATAATGGCAAGACTTACCGCCGGGGTACAGATACAATGGATGTTTGGTTTGATTCTGGTTCATCTTGGGCGGCTGTGGCCAAGCAAAGACCGGAGTTATGCTATCCTGCTGATACGTATTTGGAAGGTTCTGACCAACATCGAGGTTGGTTTCAATCTTCTTTGTTAACCAGTGTCGCGGTTAATGGCATTGCACCTTATAAAACTGTGTTAACTCATGGTTTCGTCTTGGATGAAAATGGACGAAAAATGAGCAAATCTGTGGGGAATGTGGTAGACCCTCAATTGATGATTCAAGGTGGGACTAATCAAAAACAACAACCTGCTTATGGTGCGGATGTTTTGCGGTTGTGGGTTTCTTCGGTTGATTATTCTGGTGATGTGCGGTTGGGTGGTAACATCATCAAGCAATTAGCTGATGTCAGAAATAAGATTCGCAACACAGCGCGGTTTTTATTGGGGAGTTTGCATGATTTTGATCCTCTCAAAGATGCTGTAGCTTTTGATGATTTACCCGATCTGGATAAATATATGCTGCACCGCATTCGTGAGGTGTTTAATGAGGTGACGGACGCTTTTGATAGTTTCCAGTTTTTCCGCTTTTTCCAAACTGTGCAGAATTTCTGCGTTGTGGATTTGTCGAACTTTTATTTAGATGTTGCGAAAGATAGATTATATATCAGTTCAACTGATGCTTTCCGTCGTCGGAGTTGTCAAACGGTTTTGCAAATTGCTTTGGAGAATTTAGCGATCGCCATTGCTCCCGTTCTATGTCATACTGCGGAAGATATCTGGCAATTTATCCCCTACGAAACACAATATAAATCAGTTTTTCAAGCTGGTTGGGTGCAAGTAGATGATAAATGGGAAAATGCAGAATTAGCGGAATTTTGGAAAACACTGCGACGAATTCGTGGTGATGTAAATAAGGTTTTAGAACAAGCGCGGACAGAAAAGTTAATTGGTTCTTCTTTAGAAGCTATTGCATTGATTTATCTTAGTGATGAAAAATTACGCGCTGCTATTGAACCTTTAAATGTTAGCGGGAATGGAATTGATGAATTAAGATATTTGTTCCTCACTTCTGAAGTCCAATTATTAGATACTCCTGAGACATTAAAAGGATTGAAAACCCTGCGAGTTCAAGGTGAAGATAATTGGGATATTGGGGTAGTTAATGCCGCAGACTATGAGGATGAAGGGAAATCTTATCACAAATGCGATCGCTGTTGGAACTATTCCACCCATGTGGGTGAATCAGCAGAACATCCATTATTGTGTGAACGTTGTATTCCGGCTTTAGCTGGGGAGTTCTAG
- a CDS encoding DUF4926 domain-containing protein gives MTKSMPQLLDVVALTVDLPEYNLLRGQVGTIVELLADGAAFEVEFSDTNGQTYESVGLRPEQIMVLHFEPTSPNFVPEMVTA, from the coding sequence ATGACTAAAAGTATGCCCCAATTACTAGACGTAGTAGCACTCACAGTTGATTTACCTGAATATAACTTATTGCGTGGTCAGGTTGGTACAATAGTTGAATTATTAGCTGATGGTGCTGCGTTTGAAGTAGAATTTAGCGATACTAATGGACAAACTTATGAATCTGTTGGGTTGCGTCCAGAGCAAATTATGGTGTTACATTTTGAGCCGACATCACCTAATTTTGTGCCGGAAATGGTTACAGCATAA
- a CDS encoding NAD(P)/FAD-dependent oxidoreductase, with protein sequence MVVPREKNAPHEVVIVGGGFGGLYAAKALAKAKVNVTLIDKRNFHLFQPLLYQVATGTLSPSDISAPLRSVFSKSKNTKVLLGEVSDINPKAQQVILGDEIVPYDTLILATGANHSYFGKDNWKEFAPGLKTVEDAIEMRRRIFSAFEAAEKESDPVKRRALLTFVIVGGGPTGVELSGAIAELAYQTLKEDFRNIDTSETKILLLQGGDRILPHIAPELSKVAIESLQKLGVVIHTQTRVTNIENDIVTFKQNGELTEIPSRTILWAAGVQGSALGTILAERTDVECDFSARVIVEPDLTIKDYKNIFVIGDLANFSHQNGKPLPGVAPVAKQEGEYVGKLIKRRLQGHTLPEFKYNDVGSLAMIGQNLAVVDLGFIKLTGFIAWIFWLVIHIYFLIEFDTKLVIVIQWAWNYITRNRRSRLITGKEAFLATETVNNSSHSQTTEKKQPAKL encoded by the coding sequence ATGGTTGTTCCCCGTGAGAAGAATGCACCACATGAAGTTGTTATCGTTGGTGGTGGCTTTGGTGGATTGTATGCAGCAAAGGCTCTTGCTAAGGCAAAAGTAAATGTTACTCTCATTGATAAACGGAATTTTCATTTATTTCAGCCGCTTTTATATCAAGTTGCCACAGGTACACTATCACCTTCTGATATTTCCGCACCATTGCGATCTGTATTCAGCAAAAGCAAAAATACAAAAGTGTTGTTGGGAGAAGTAAGTGATATTAATCCCAAAGCGCAACAAGTTATTTTGGGTGATGAAATAGTCCCTTATGATACATTAATTCTGGCCACCGGTGCAAACCATTCCTATTTTGGTAAGGATAATTGGAAAGAATTTGCTCCTGGTTTGAAAACTGTGGAAGATGCCATAGAAATGCGTCGGCGGATATTTTCAGCATTTGAAGCCGCAGAAAAAGAAAGTGATCCGGTAAAACGTCGGGCTTTGTTAACTTTTGTGATTGTGGGCGGTGGTCCAACTGGTGTAGAATTGTCCGGTGCGATCGCTGAATTAGCATACCAAACCCTCAAAGAAGATTTCCGCAACATTGACACTTCAGAAACGAAAATTTTACTATTGCAAGGGGGCGATCGCATTCTCCCACACATTGCCCCAGAATTATCAAAAGTAGCAATAGAATCTTTACAAAAGTTGGGTGTGGTTATTCACACTCAAACCAGAGTCACAAATATTGAAAATGACATTGTTACTTTCAAGCAAAACGGTGAATTGACAGAAATTCCCTCAAGAACTATCTTGTGGGCAGCCGGTGTGCAAGGTTCAGCTTTGGGGACAATCCTCGCTGAACGGACAGATGTAGAGTGCGATTTCTCTGCCAGAGTAATTGTCGAACCTGACTTGACTATCAAGGATTATAAAAACATTTTCGTAATTGGAGACTTAGCTAATTTCTCCCATCAAAATGGTAAACCCTTACCCGGTGTTGCCCCCGTAGCCAAGCAAGAAGGAGAGTATGTAGGTAAACTCATTAAACGCCGGCTTCAAGGTCATACTTTGCCAGAATTCAAATACAATGATGTGGGTAGTTTGGCAATGATTGGGCAAAATTTAGCCGTTGTAGATTTAGGTTTCATTAAACTCACAGGTTTCATTGCTTGGATATTTTGGCTAGTAATTCACATCTACTTCTTAATTGAGTTTGACACTAAATTAGTGATAGTAATTCAATGGGCTTGGAATTATATTACTCGCAATCGTCGCTCTCGATTAATTACAGGGAAAGAAGCTTTTTTGGCAACAGAAACTGTTAATAATAGCAGTCATTCCCAGACTACAGAAAAGAAGCAACCAGCCAAACTCTAG
- a CDS encoding reverse transcriptase domain-containing protein — MHHDQARLSFNQARRRLESDGQVVDNRSVEIFELYLQSYSFTKVAIPAANKEFQSNDKQGHLKKIDQDLKQFWDNPLNEFIGIPQGGAISCIIANLMLDNADQQILNHELEQKNLFYARYCDDMIVVHPDKESCENSFNRYQEALKLLKLPIHEPQKVTTYSKKYWSGKFKSKLPYYWANKQENAAVPWIAFVGYQVRYDGLIRIRPSSIEKELKKQVEEANQILKVINSKHNSNTATNTHVRKSKHQIRYRLHKRLIYMSVGRVSINSSNKENSGFCWSNGFQVLKGYPCIVKSQLRQLDRGRKKQLRRVTKNIDNLDIQSDSTQKKKDTNYYGKPFSYDGQF; from the coding sequence GTGCATCATGATCAGGCACGTCTATCTTTTAATCAAGCTCGAAGACGTTTAGAAAGTGATGGTCAAGTAGTTGATAATAGGTCAGTTGAGATTTTTGAATTGTATTTGCAATCTTATTCGTTTACGAAGGTAGCTATTCCTGCTGCTAATAAAGAGTTTCAATCAAACGATAAACAAGGACATTTAAAGAAAATTGACCAAGATTTAAAGCAGTTTTGGGATAATCCTCTTAATGAATTTATCGGCATTCCACAAGGTGGGGCTATTTCATGTATTATTGCAAATTTAATGTTAGATAATGCAGATCAGCAAATTCTCAATCATGAACTAGAGCAAAAAAATTTATTTTATGCTCGTTATTGTGATGATATGATAGTTGTTCATCCTGATAAAGAAAGCTGTGAAAATTCTTTCAACAGATATCAGGAAGCTTTGAAATTGTTAAAACTGCCAATTCATGAACCGCAGAAAGTAACTACTTATAGTAAAAAATACTGGAGCGGAAAGTTTAAATCAAAACTTCCTTATTATTGGGCAAATAAACAAGAAAATGCAGCAGTGCCTTGGATTGCTTTTGTCGGTTATCAAGTACGTTATGATGGTTTGATTAGAATTCGTCCATCTTCTATTGAAAAAGAACTGAAAAAACAAGTTGAAGAAGCTAATCAAATTTTAAAGGTTATCAATTCTAAACATAATTCAAATACTGCTACTAATACTCATGTCAGAAAATCTAAACATCAAATACGCTACAGACTTCACAAAAGATTAATCTATATGTCTGTAGGGCGTGTTAGTATCAATTCTTCAAATAAGGAAAACTCTGGATTTTGTTGGAGTAATGGCTTTCAAGTTCTTAAAGGTTATCCTTGTATTGTTAAGTCTCAACTTAGACAGTTAGATAGAGGGAGAAAAAAACAACTGCGTCGTGTTACTAAAAATATTGACAACTTAGATATTCAGTCTGATTCTACGCAAAAGAAGAAAGACACAAATTATTATGGTAAACCTTTCAGCTATGATGGTCAGTTCTAA
- a CDS encoding type II toxin-antitoxin system RelE family toxin gives MQNNNEPLLIEIALTPRFQRDLRELAKRYRSIRSDIQPLINQLQAGEVPGDRIAGIKYQVFKVRIKNSNIQKGKSGGYRVIYYLKTAQGIILTTIYSKSDLTDVSNEIIEQAIAQYEEENTIPDD, from the coding sequence ATGCAGAATAATAATGAACCACTACTAATTGAAATTGCTCTTACTCCTCGTTTTCAAAGAGATTTGCGAGAACTGGCTAAACGCTATCGTTCCATTCGTAGTGATATTCAACCTTTAATTAATCAACTACAAGCAGGTGAAGTTCCTGGAGATAGAATTGCGGGAATTAAATATCAAGTTTTCAAAGTTCGTATTAAAAATAGTAACATTCAAAAAGGAAAAAGTGGAGGATATAGGGTGATTTATTATCTAAAAACTGCTCAAGGAATTATACTCACTACAATTTATTCTAAATCTGATCTGACAGATGTGAGTAATGAAATAATTGAACAAGCAATAGCTCAATATGAAGAAGAAAATACAATTCCAGATGACTAA